A genomic segment from Sulfitobacter mediterraneus encodes:
- a CDS encoding ABC transporter ATP-binding protein — MDLRLDNISHHYGDTEVLRDITLEIPSGQIVCLVGPSGCGKSTLLRLIGGLEEPGGGQVLQLGAAPEGCLNPLTYIFQDFALLPWRSVRGNVELVLEDHRLSASARGEIIDDVLARTKLSEFADALPKQLSGGMKQRVAIARALAVRPAVMLMDEPLSALDSQTRELLMDDLIGLWTRQPFTAVYVTHHLAEAVRLGHKIVVLSRRPGRIREVVTLNTPLVERAYGDAALEEQQQYLWGLMREEAAAADAELIHV, encoded by the coding sequence ATGGACCTGCGACTGGACAACATCAGCCATCACTACGGTGACACCGAAGTGCTGCGTGACATCACGCTCGAAATCCCATCGGGGCAGATTGTCTGTCTCGTCGGGCCATCAGGCTGTGGCAAATCCACCCTGCTGCGGCTGATCGGCGGGCTGGAAGAACCCGGCGGCGGGCAGGTGCTGCAACTGGGCGCAGCGCCTGAGGGTTGCCTGAACCCGCTGACCTATATTTTTCAAGATTTCGCCCTGCTGCCATGGCGGTCGGTACGCGGCAATGTTGAATTGGTGCTTGAAGATCACCGGCTGAGCGCGTCGGCGCGCGGCGAGATCATTGATGATGTGCTGGCCCGCACCAAGCTCAGCGAATTTGCAGATGCCCTGCCCAAACAATTGTCTGGAGGCATGAAACAAAGGGTGGCCATTGCCCGCGCACTGGCCGTGCGCCCGGCAGTGATGTTGATGGATGAACCCTTGTCGGCGCTGGACAGCCAGACCCGCGAATTGCTGATGGATGATCTGATCGGCCTGTGGACACGGCAACCCTTCACGGCGGTCTATGTCACCCACCACCTCGCCGAAGCGGTGCGCCTGGGTCATAAGATCGTCGTGCTGTCCCGCAGGCCGGGCCGGATCCGGGAGGTTGTGACGCTGAACACGCCGCTGGTCGAACGTGCTTATGGTGATGCGGCACTTGAGGAACAGCAACAATATCTTTGGGGTTTGATGCGCGAAGAAGCTGCTGCCGCCGATGCGGAGCTGATTCATGTCTGA
- a CDS encoding 2Fe-2S iron-sulfur cluster-binding protein, translating to MGSYPLERLRRLAGPLAHLPDLPFPTLSFERPEDPASIVNAMGPFQAMMDVVRSGKVNPAKAAIPDDPLVRSQHLKSFGYYNDASMVGICALPDAARLARPRHNPATDALARDLRERQTKTLAAGVDVIMANLRDAAEAPAQPLGDHHHALVILTAFPRDPKADEPGSDWIMNAQAERACLRASENATVLAEYIRQLGFDARVHSATTSDVHLGKLAIAAGLAVWEGGTLQAPWIGDRFGLAVVTTDMALSNDLPLAPLREQPWAALKGPHWQLGTHGGTSARDHDPYAKRGYAQGPHPFETLKRVDDPTTYIDAANVPRVPKRADLFARGQFGDMGPKVQNAMKGGHHVVKSAPAAAQRRLLGALILLQDGAVHPDPAQHDATRNAANLKAASYFLGADAAGISACPDWTWYSHDATGTPIDPPHDQSLSMIIDQGFDTMEGSSGDDWIAVSQSMRAYLRFSMLGGVLAQHLRNLGYPSKAHTVMDGDVLQPPLLLLAGMGEVSRIGEVILNPFLGPRLKSGVVTTTLPVTHDKPIDFGLQKFCEACNKCARECPSGAITAGPKKMFNGYEIWKSDSQKCATYRITNQGGAMCGRCMKTCPWNLEGLFAEAPFRWAATHIPQAAPMLAKLDDKVGKGRLNPVKKWWWDVELQDDGSYDTPAAPVNTRDLQTDLDLKFEDQTLAVYPAPLAAHPWPYPDPMNREAGIKAHADLITADEHRAKSARGETDHLHLYNVGSDAPVLDLRIVNAEKMSDGVTLYDFAHPEGHDLPEWTAGAHLDLVVAPEFLRPYSLLGDPADRSRYRIAVLREDQGRGGSALLHRVFTKGRRVFVSKPVNHFELVEDAAQTLLMGGGIGVTPMIAFAHRLHALGKPFALHYSSSSRASAAFLAFLAQMPWKDQVHLHLSDEGSRADLPALMSTLPKGSHVYTCGPDAYMQSVMDAAEAAGVPEDARHLEYFSTPELPEYVNTPFTLRLSSGREIAVAADQSASDALIAAGVPVDIKCSDGICGVCKCGVKAGEVEHRDFVLSATQRETSMILCQSRAAHEGATLEIDL from the coding sequence ATGGGATCATATCCACTGGAACGTTTGCGCCGGTTGGCCGGACCCTTGGCGCATTTGCCTGACCTGCCTTTCCCGACGCTGAGCTTTGAGCGGCCCGAAGACCCGGCAAGCATTGTCAATGCAATGGGGCCGTTTCAAGCGATGATGGATGTGGTGCGCAGCGGCAAGGTCAACCCGGCCAAAGCAGCGATCCCCGATGATCCCTTGGTGCGCAGTCAGCACCTCAAATCCTTTGGCTATTACAACGATGCCAGCATGGTCGGCATTTGCGCACTGCCCGATGCGGCGCGGCTGGCGCGACCCCGCCACAACCCTGCCACCGATGCACTGGCCCGTGACCTGCGCGAGCGGCAGACCAAGACATTGGCCGCTGGTGTCGATGTGATCATGGCGAACCTGCGCGATGCGGCCGAGGCACCGGCGCAGCCACTTGGCGATCACCATCATGCGCTGGTGATTCTGACGGCCTTTCCCCGCGATCCCAAGGCGGACGAACCGGGCAGCGACTGGATCATGAATGCGCAGGCCGAACGCGCCTGCCTCAGGGCCAGTGAAAATGCCACCGTGCTGGCCGAATATATCCGGCAGCTTGGTTTTGATGCGCGGGTGCATTCGGCCACCACATCAGATGTGCATCTGGGCAAACTGGCGATTGCGGCGGGACTGGCGGTCTGGGAGGGCGGAACATTGCAAGCGCCTTGGATCGGTGATCGCTTCGGCCTGGCGGTTGTGACGACTGACATGGCCCTGTCCAACGACCTGCCCCTGGCACCGCTGCGCGAACAGCCTTGGGCGGCTCTCAAAGGCCCGCATTGGCAGCTTGGCACCCATGGCGGCACCAGCGCCCGCGATCACGACCCTTATGCCAAACGCGGCTATGCGCAGGGACCGCACCCGTTTGAAACCCTCAAACGGGTTGATGATCCAACCACTTATATCGACGCGGCGAACGTGCCGCGCGTCCCCAAACGCGCCGATCTGTTTGCGCGGGGACAGTTCGGCGATATGGGGCCAAAAGTGCAAAACGCCATGAAGGGCGGTCATCACGTGGTGAAATCCGCCCCTGCCGCGGCGCAACGGCGTTTGCTGGGGGCTTTGATCCTGTTGCAGGACGGTGCGGTGCATCCTGATCCGGCGCAGCATGACGCCACCCGCAATGCCGCCAACCTCAAGGCGGCCAGCTATTTTCTGGGCGCGGACGCCGCCGGTATTTCGGCCTGTCCGGATTGGACATGGTACAGCCATGACGCCACTGGCACACCCATAGATCCGCCCCATGATCAATCCCTGAGCATGATCATTGATCAGGGCTTCGACACCATGGAAGGATCGTCGGGCGACGACTGGATCGCGGTGTCGCAAAGCATGCGGGCCTACCTGCGGTTCTCGATGCTGGGTGGGGTTCTGGCCCAACATCTGCGCAACCTTGGATATCCGTCCAAGGCGCATACGGTGATGGACGGCGATGTGTTGCAGCCACCCTTGTTGTTGTTGGCCGGCATGGGTGAGGTCAGCCGCATCGGCGAGGTGATCCTCAACCCGTTCCTTGGCCCACGCCTGAAATCCGGTGTGGTGACAACCACCCTGCCCGTCACCCATGACAAGCCCATTGATTTTGGCCTGCAAAAGTTTTGTGAGGCCTGCAACAAATGCGCCCGCGAGTGCCCCTCTGGTGCGATCACCGCCGGGCCAAAAAAGATGTTCAACGGCTATGAGATCTGGAAATCCGACAGCCAGAAATGCGCCACCTACCGGATCACCAATCAGGGCGGCGCGATGTGCGGGCGTTGTATGAAAACCTGTCCGTGGAATCTTGAGGGGCTCTTTGCCGAAGCGCCGTTCCGCTGGGCCGCGACACATATTCCGCAGGCCGCGCCGATGCTGGCCAAGCTGGACGACAAGGTTGGCAAGGGCCGGTTGAACCCGGTCAAAAAGTGGTGGTGGGATGTCGAATTGCAGGACGATGGCAGCTATGACACGCCCGCAGCCCCGGTGAATACCCGCGATCTGCAAACCGATCTGGACCTGAAGTTCGAGGATCAGACACTGGCAGTCTACCCCGCGCCGCTGGCTGCGCATCCCTGGCCCTATCCTGACCCGATGAACCGCGAGGCCGGGATCAAGGCGCATGCCGATCTGATCACCGCTGATGAACATCGTGCAAAATCTGCGCGAGGCGAGACAGACCACCTGCACCTTTACAATGTTGGCAGTGATGCGCCGGTTTTGGATCTGCGCATCGTCAACGCGGAAAAGATGAGCGATGGGGTGACGCTATACGATTTTGCCCATCCCGAAGGGCACGACTTGCCGGAATGGACGGCAGGGGCGCATCTGGATCTGGTGGTCGCGCCTGAATTCTTGCGACCCTATTCCCTGCTGGGTGATCCGGCAGACCGCAGCCGCTACCGGATTGCGGTGCTGCGCGAGGATCAGGGGCGCGGCGGATCGGCATTGCTGCACCGGGTGTTCACCAAGGGGCGGCGGGTGTTTGTTTCCAAACCTGTGAACCATTTTGAACTGGTTGAAGACGCCGCGCAGACCTTGTTGATGGGAGGCGGGATCGGTGTAACCCCGATGATCGCCTTTGCGCACCGCTTGCACGCATTGGGCAAACCTTTTGCCCTGCATTATTCGTCATCGTCCCGCGCCTCTGCCGCGTTTCTTGCGTTCTTGGCGCAGATGCCTTGGAAGGATCAGGTGCATCTGCATCTGTCAGACGAGGGCAGCCGCGCGGATTTACCTGCACTGATGTCCACCTTACCAAAGGGCAGCCACGTTTACACCTGCGGGCCGGATGCCTATATGCAATCGGTCATGGACGCGGCCGAGGCTGCGGGGGTGCCCGAAGACGCGCGGCATCTTGAATATTTCTCAACACCGGAACTGCCTGAATACGTGAACACACCCTTCACCCTGCGCCTGTCTTCGGGCCGCGAGATTGCGGTCGCTGCGGATCAATCTGCCTCTGATGCGCTGATTGCCGCAGGGGTACCTGTGGACATCAAATGTTCCGACGGGATCTGCGGCGTGTGCAAATGCGGTGTGAAGGCCGGCGAAGTGGAACACCGCGATTTTGTGCTGTCTGCCACACAACGTGAGACCTCCATGATCCTGTGCCAATCCCGCGCCGCCCATGAGGGTGCGACCCTGGAGATTGACCTTTGA
- a CDS encoding ABC transporter substrate-binding protein yields the protein MITFNRRQTLATMGAAAAVGLAAPAIAQNKKIVVGALRFTSHSGSFVAFERDYFKEAGLDVELRFFQAAQPMAVAIASGDVDYAVTAISGGLVSLAQKGAIKVIGGALQEEPGIDGQKFLVSDAAYQAGVTSPAMLDGKSYGITQAGSSFHYMGSKMAAAEGINLTFKPLQKVGAIIGALKSGQIDGWSIVPHIAKPLAGSGAVHIIGDVADYLPDYQVTTVFTSAKNASEDRDLTQSFLGGFSKGVADYNSAMIAKDGGEDGVNAMVDLIHKYVYTDRPREKAAPSIINGTMRLNEGAALNVASVRDQLEWFQSEGLVDADITLDQLVDTSYVKTMGA from the coding sequence ATGATCACTTTTAACCGCCGCCAGACCTTGGCCACGATGGGCGCTGCCGCCGCTGTTGGCCTTGCCGCGCCCGCGATTGCACAAAACAAGAAAATCGTTGTCGGTGCGCTGCGCTTTACCAGCCATTCGGGCAGCTTTGTCGCCTTTGAGCGGGATTATTTCAAAGAGGCCGGTCTTGATGTCGAACTGCGGTTCTTTCAGGCCGCACAGCCAATGGCGGTGGCGATTGCCAGCGGCGATGTCGACTATGCCGTGACCGCCATTTCCGGCGGCCTTGTCTCACTGGCCCAAAAAGGCGCGATCAAGGTGATCGGCGGCGCATTGCAGGAAGAACCCGGCATCGACGGTCAAAAGTTCCTGGTCTCTGACGCGGCCTATCAGGCGGGCGTCACATCCCCGGCGATGCTGGATGGCAAAAGCTATGGCATCACTCAGGCGGGATCATCCTTCCATTACATGGGGTCTAAGATGGCTGCCGCAGAAGGGATCAACCTGACCTTCAAGCCGCTGCAAAAGGTCGGTGCGATCATCGGTGCACTGAAATCGGGGCAGATTGATGGCTGGTCCATCGTGCCACATATCGCCAAGCCCCTGGCAGGCTCAGGCGCAGTGCATATCATCGGCGATGTGGCCGATTATCTGCCCGATTATCAGGTCACGACCGTCTTTACCTCGGCCAAGAACGCCAGCGAAGATCGGGATCTGACACAAAGTTTCCTTGGCGGGTTCTCCAAGGGGGTCGCGGACTACAACAGCGCGATGATCGCCAAGGACGGCGGCGAGGATGGCGTCAACGCCATGGTCGATCTGATCCATAAATATGTCTACACAGACCGCCCCCGTGAAAAGGCGGCACCGTCGATCATCAACGGCACGATGCGCCTGAATGAAGGTGCGGCCCTGAATGTGGCCAGCGTCCGCGACCAGCTTGAATGGTTCCAGTCCGAAGGTCTGGTGGATGCGGATATCACGCTGGATCAACTGGTCGACACATCATACGTCAAAACAATGGGCGCCTGA
- a CDS encoding ABC transporter permease, translated as MSDTKELQAQKVTFRGGGFITQRKRGVGIVVFVLLIVLAEWGTRSGVISSLTLPRPSDVAATFGELYASGLLFKHLIPSLTRLVIGASMGAVIGISVGVLIGLFSLVRAGLVPLVAAIFPIPKIALLPLFVIWFGIDEASKYALIAFGTFTPTVVATYAAVDNVDRSLIRMGQSFGLTWWSIVRKIVLPGAMPGILSGLRVSLTIAIILLVAAEMLGAQYGIGAYILEAGSLYDLERLFAGVVILSVLGVAVSSAIAALERRVLRWRV; from the coding sequence ATGTCTGACACCAAAGAATTGCAAGCCCAGAAGGTCACTTTCAGAGGTGGCGGTTTCATCACCCAGCGCAAACGCGGGGTTGGGATCGTGGTGTTTGTGCTGCTGATCGTGCTGGCCGAATGGGGCACGCGCAGTGGCGTTATTTCATCACTGACCCTGCCGCGGCCCAGCGATGTGGCCGCGACCTTTGGGGAACTTTATGCATCCGGCCTGCTGTTCAAACATTTGATCCCCTCCCTGACCCGGCTGGTGATCGGGGCCAGCATGGGTGCGGTGATCGGGATCTCGGTCGGCGTGTTGATCGGACTCTTCAGCCTTGTGCGGGCGGGGCTGGTGCCACTGGTTGCGGCGATCTTTCCTATTCCCAAAATAGCGTTGTTGCCGCTGTTTGTGATCTGGTTCGGCATTGATGAGGCCAGCAAATATGCGTTGATTGCCTTTGGTACGTTCACGCCCACAGTGGTGGCGACCTATGCGGCGGTCGACAACGTGGACCGCAGCCTGATCCGCATGGGGCAAAGCTTTGGACTGACTTGGTGGTCGATCGTGCGCAAGATCGTGCTGCCCGGAGCCATGCCCGGTATCCTGTCAGGGCTGCGGGTGTCACTGACCATCGCGATTATCCTTTTGGTGGCCGCTGAAATGCTGGGCGCGCAATACGGGATCGGGGCCTATATCCTTGAGGCAGGCAGCCTTTACGATCTGGAACGTTTGTTTGCCGGCGTGGTGATCTTGTCGGTGCTAGGGGTGGCGGTGTCTTCGGCGATTGCGGCGCTGGAACGGCGGGTGCTGCGCTGGCGGGTCTGA
- a CDS encoding D-amino acid aminotransferase: MTDHSTTHDAEEDIRNRDIKIYVNGEIVHRDEAKVSVYDSGFMLGDGIWEGMRLYGGVWAFFDEHMDRFFGSCKTIAMDVGMDRAGIAKALRQTAAANGMTDDVHCRLMLTRGIKDKPFQHPALSTSGPTLVIIMEHSKPVNRLQSAGISLATVPQVRGLPNSQDPKLNSHSKLNCIIACLQAEAAGADEGLMLDPHGFVNTTNACNFFIVRNGTVWTSTGDYCMNGVTRQKVIDLCRANDISVFEKNFSLYEAYSADEAFLTGTFGAQTPVATIDGKPIGNGERPVTARLQALYKALIADHVAQKAAL, encoded by the coding sequence ATGACTGACCATTCCACCACCCATGACGCCGAAGAAGACATTCGCAACCGCGACATCAAGATCTATGTGAACGGCGAGATCGTGCACCGCGATGAAGCCAAAGTGTCGGTCTATGACAGCGGCTTTATGCTGGGGGACGGGATCTGGGAAGGGATGCGCCTGTATGGCGGGGTCTGGGCGTTCTTTGACGAACATATGGACCGGTTCTTTGGTTCTTGCAAAACCATCGCGATGGATGTGGGCATGGACCGTGCCGGCATCGCCAAGGCGCTGCGCCAGACGGCGGCGGCCAACGGGATGACAGACGATGTGCATTGCCGGCTGATGCTGACGCGGGGGATCAAGGACAAGCCGTTCCAGCATCCGGCGCTCAGCACCTCTGGCCCCACCTTGGTGATCATCATGGAGCATTCCAAGCCGGTGAACCGCCTGCAATCGGCGGGCATTTCGCTGGCCACGGTGCCGCAGGTTCGGGGCCTGCCCAACAGCCAGGATCCGAAGTTAAACAGCCATTCCAAGCTCAACTGCATCATAGCCTGCCTGCAAGCCGAAGCGGCGGGCGCGGATGAAGGATTGATGCTAGACCCGCATGGGTTTGTGAACACCACCAACGCCTGCAACTTTTTCATCGTGCGCAATGGCACGGTTTGGACCTCGACGGGGGATTACTGCATGAACGGTGTCACGCGGCAAAAGGTGATTGACTTGTGCCGGGCGAATGACATTTCGGTGTTTGAAAAGAACTTCTCGCTTTATGAGGCCTACAGCGCCGATGAGGCATTCTTGACCGGGACATTCGGAGCGCAGACCCCGGTGGCGACGATCGATGGCAAACCGATTGGCAATGGAGAGCGGCCTGTCACGGCGCGGTTGCAAGCGCTCTATAAGGCGTTGATCGCGGATCATGTGGCGCAGAAAGCTGCCCTTTGA